In one window of Juglans regia cultivar Chandler chromosome 3, Walnut 2.0, whole genome shotgun sequence DNA:
- the LOC109019125 gene encoding S-adenosylmethionine synthase 2 has protein sequence MDTFLFTSESVNEGHPDKLCDQVSDAILDACLEQDPESKVACETCTKTNMVMVFGEITTKAKVDYEKIVRDTCRGIGFVSPDVGLDADNCKVLVNIEQQSPDIAQGVHGHLTKKPEEIGAGDQGHMFGYATDETPEFMPLTHVLATKLGAKLTEVRKNNTCSWLRPDGKTQVTVEYQNENGAMVPIRVHTVLISTQHDETVTNEQIAKDLKEHVIKPVIPSQYLDDKTIFHLNPSGRFVIGGPHGDAGLTGRKIIIDTYGGWGAHGGGAFSGKDPTKVDRSGAYIVRQAAKSVVASGLARRCIVQVSYAIGVPEPLSVFVDTYKTGKIPDKDILALIKENFDFRPGMIAIHLDLKRGGNFRYQKTAAYGHFGRDDSDFTWETVKILKPKA, from the coding sequence ATGGATACCTTCCTCTTCACCTCTGAATCTGTCAATGAGGGCCACCCTGACAAGCTCTGCGACCAGGTCTCAGATGCCATCCTTGATGCTTGCCTAGAGCAAGACCCAGAGAGCAAAGTTGCCTGCGAGACCTGCACAAAGACTAACATGGTCATGGTCTTCGGGGAGATCACGACGAAGGCTAAAGTAGACTATGAGAAAATAGTTCGAGATACTTGCAGAGGCATAGGGTTTGTGTCACCAGATGTTGGTCTTGATGCAGATAACTGCAAGGTCCTAGTCAACATCGAGCAACAGAGCCCTGACATTGCCCAAGGAGTTCATGGCCACCTCACCAAGAAACCTGAGGAAATTGGAGCTGGTGATCAAGGCCACATGTTTGGCTATGCTACAGATGAGACACCTGAATTCATGCCGCTTACTCATGTTCTTGCTACCAAACTCGGTGCCAAGCTCACCGAGGTCAGAAAGAATAACACATGCTCATGGCTGAGGCCTGATGGTAAGACTCAAGTGACTGTTGAGTATCAGAATGAAAATGGAGCCATGGTCCCTATCCGGGTGCACACTgttctcatctcaactcaacatgATGAGACTGTGACAAATGAGCAGATTGCCAAGGATTTGAAAGAGCATGTGATCAAGCCTGTCATTCCATCCCAGTATCTTGATGACAAGACCATATTCCACCTCAATCCGTCGGGTCGGTTTGTCATTGGTGGACCTCATGGAGATGCAGGGCTTACTGGTCGGAAGATCATTATCGATACCTATGGTGGGTGGGGTGCTCATGGTGGAGGTGCCTTCTCAGGGAAGGACCCAACAAAGGTGGACCGGAGTGGTGCATATATTGTTAGGCAGGCAGCAAAGAGTGTGGTGGCTTCAGGGCTTGCCCGACGCTGTATTGTGCAGGTTTCTTATGCCATAGGTGTGCCGGAACCACTGTCAGTTTTTGTGGACACCTACAAAACAGGGAAGATTCCAGACAAGGACATTCTGGCTCTGATTAAGGAGAATTTCGACTTTAGGCCAGGAATGATTGCCATCCATCTAGATCTTAAGAGAGGAGGTAATTTCAGGTACCAAAAGACTGCTGCTTATGGTCATTTCGGCCGTGATGATTCAGATTTTACATGGGAAACAGTAAAGATCCTCAAGCCTAAGGCTTGA